The Daucus carota subsp. sativus chromosome 9, DH1 v3.0, whole genome shotgun sequence genome window below encodes:
- the LOC108200356 gene encoding uncharacterized protein LOC108200356, whose amino-acid sequence MATKPLTTEAIAITEKKMDMTLDDIIKMSKTNTSKPKKQQRVPIKSQKNMNRAPLDKSVMMQSYMDSRSSIRQATLAKRRSNFQGNQFPLASEHARKAFVAPVRNKTFNQSRARNMTAPRVEALPVQKRAGYGGLVVKQSQQQVKVLPNQRPRTLDSLFANMKEERMRVMFQQTNGGRRNGGGQQRQIYGRGQYRN is encoded by the exons ATGGCAACTAAACCATTAACAACCGAGGCAATTGCTATCACAGAGAAGAAAATGGACATGACATTAG ATGATATTATCAAGATGTCCAAAACTAACACTAGCAAACCCAAGAAGCAGCAAAGAGTTCCA atcaaaagtcaaaaaaatatgaatagagCCCCCTTAGATAAATCAGTAATGATGCAAAGTTACATGGACTCGAGATCTTCAATTAGACAG GCTACTCTTGCCAAGAGAAGATCAAATTTCCAGGGTAATCAATTTCCTTTAGCTTCTGAGCATGCTCGTAAGGCTTTTGTTGCACCTGTTCGAAATAAAACTTTCAATCAAAGCAGGGCTAGGAATATGACAGCTCCAAG GGTTGAAGCTTTACCAGTTCAGAAGCGGGCTGGATATGGAGGCCTTGTTGTGAAG CAATCACAGCAGCAGGTGAAGGTGTTGCCTAATCAAAGGCCTCGAACGCTGGACTCATTGTTTGCTAACATGAAAGAAGAGAGGATGAGGGTCATGTTTCAACAGACTAATGGCGGAAGAAGGAATGGAGGTGGCCAGCAGCGACAGATATACGGGAGAGGCCAGTATAGAAATTAA